Part of the Novipirellula artificiosorum genome, GCTGCTTGGCGGCAGCGACGATGACAGTTTGTTTCAATGGCCCGAGCAGACGTTGGTCAAGCAACTTGATCGGATCGCGGCTGCCGGTGGCAATCTGATTCGCAATACGATGAGTGACCGCAGCGACAAAGGCTTTGAACTCTATCCGTTTCGAAAGCTCGCGAACGGCATGTACGACCTGACTCAGTGGAACGACGAGTACTGGGAACGGTTCGAGCGGATGCTCGCTGAAACAAAGCGTCGCAGCATCTTTGTCCAGATCGAAGTATGGGACCGCTTCGACTACACGGATTCAGGAAAAAACTCTCGCGGCTCTTCGCATTGGCAAGACCACCCCTACAACCCTGCCAACAACGTCAATTACAGCTTCGAAGAAAGTGGTTTCGAGAAACGCTATCCGGATCATCCGGGCCAAAACAAGCAACCGTTCTTTTTCACGACGCCAAAACAACGCAACAACAAGGTCGTGCTCGCCGTTCAACAGGCGTTCGTGAACAAGATGCTCGATCACGCGTTGCCCTACGAACATGTCCTTTACTGCATTGACAACGAAACCAACGGGGAAGCCGCCTGGGCAGAGTACTGGGCCGAGTTCATGCACCGCCGTGCTTCCGCAGAGGGCAAACAAATCATGGTCACCGAAATGTGGGACGATTGGGATTTGACGGCCAAGCGACATCGACAAACGTTTGACCGCAGCGACCTGTATGCTTACGTCGATGTCTCGCAGAACAACCACAACAAAGGACAAAAGCACTGGGATAATTTCCTATTCGTGCGAAACTACCTGACAAGCAAACCACGTCCGATGAACACCACGAAAACGTACGGAGCGGACGGCAACAAGTTCAAGCATACCGATCAAGACGCGATTGAACGGTTTTGGAGGCATTTGCTTGCCGGTGCGGCATCGATTCGTTTTCACCGACCTGATTCTGGTCTCGGAATCAACGACAAAGCGGTTGCATGTATCCAAGCAGCCCGAGCGGTCGAATCACTCGTGCCGTTTTGGAGCGTCGATCCGGCAAACGAGTTGCTGACCGACCGATCGGAGAACGAAGCCTACCTTGCCACCAACGCCGATCGCAGCATCGCGGTCGTCTACTTCCCTGCATCCGACGAGGACCGATCGGTACAACTTGACACCCAAACCGAATCAACGAGCGTAGAAATTCGTTGGATCGGAATCGATCGGGATGGCAAACAATACGATCCGACGATCGAATCGGCAGCGTCAAGCCGATTGAAGCTTGTGCCGCCAATCGCCGGCAATATGGTTGCCGTTGTCCGACAACGCTAGCGATCGCGATTTGGCAAGACCTCTTAAAACGATCAAGAAAATCCCTACATCAGTTATCAGCGAAATTCGTGTTATTGCAACACCATCCTAGCGACCAACGGGAACGGGCTAACGGAATTCGAGCGGTAGCTCGCTTCGCTTGCGGTCGCACCGCACTACGAGAGAAACAATGAAACGAACCCTTTTAGCTACCTTCATTCTGGCCGTGGTCTCGAGCGTCATGGCAGCGGACTACACGGTTGCCCCGCAAGTCCGTGGAG contains:
- a CDS encoding DUF6298 domain-containing protein, producing MTLPTVRSALLALLFSATLSTVATTQAIEPWDENPWHWSQHGQPVMLLGGSDDDSLFQWPEQTLVKQLDRIAAAGGNLIRNTMSDRSDKGFELYPFRKLANGMYDLTQWNDEYWERFERMLAETKRRSIFVQIEVWDRFDYTDSGKNSRGSSHWQDHPYNPANNVNYSFEESGFEKRYPDHPGQNKQPFFFTTPKQRNNKVVLAVQQAFVNKMLDHALPYEHVLYCIDNETNGEAAWAEYWAEFMHRRASAEGKQIMVTEMWDDWDLTAKRHRQTFDRSDLYAYVDVSQNNHNKGQKHWDNFLFVRNYLTSKPRPMNTTKTYGADGNKFKHTDQDAIERFWRHLLAGAASIRFHRPDSGLGINDKAVACIQAARAVESLVPFWSVDPANELLTDRSENEAYLATNADRSIAVVYFPASDEDRSVQLDTQTESTSVEIRWIGIDRDGKQYDPTIESAASSRLKLVPPIAGNMVAVVRQR